The sequence GAAGACCTCCGCACTGCCCCGTTCCACCGCGCGTACGATCGCGGTCGCCACGGCGGAGGCCGGAACCGGGCGCGGGAATCGCCGTGTGTAGGGAACTTGCCTTCGGGCGAGAAACGGCGTGTCCACCACACCCGGAACCACCACGGAAACCCCGACACCGCGATCGGCGATCTCGTGCCGCATGCTCGCGGCGAAGGCGTTCACCGCGGCCTTCGTCGCGGAGTAGACGGCTTCTCCTTCCACGGCCATGTGCCCGGCGATGGACGACACGAACACCAGGTGACCGCGTCCACGCCGCAGCATGCCGGGCAGCAAGGTGCGGGCGAATCGCAGCGGTGCCAGCACGTTGACGTGCACGAGCGCGTCGAGATCCCGGTCAGCCATGTCGGTGAGGTCACCTGCCCAGCCGACTCCCGCCGAGGCCACCAGCAC comes from Saccharomonospora xinjiangensis XJ-54 and encodes:
- a CDS encoding SDR family NAD(P)-dependent oxidoreductase yields the protein MIQPGTRVLVTGGSSGIGAAAVAAFAARGCHVTALGRDADALGDVAAGTGADPHVADLADPASAGTVAAAVGDIDVLVASAGVGWAGDLTDMADRDLDALVHVNVLAPLRFARTLLPGMLRRGRGHLVFVSSIAGHMAVEGEAVYSATKAAVNAFAASMRHEIADRGVGVSVVVPGVVDTPFLARRQVPYTRRFPRPVPASAVATAIVRAVERGSAEVFVPRWLRLPARLRGVAPGVTDALQRRFG